ttcagAATATGCGTCTTTAAAATGATGAGATTATTTTCAGGTCTGGAAACACTTTTAGATATTAAACAAAtctaccttatttatttatttatttaatttttacacGATTAAAAGTAAATCTTGGATGCTGATGAAATAAAGACAGTTCGTTGGTTTTAAGAtcggatcagatcagatcagacatTTGGACTCTGTTCTCGTCCTCTTTGAAATAATCAGACGCCGACGGACTCAGAACGCGTCCTGGATGTTTTTGAGCTGTCGCACCGCTAAATCGACGGGTAGATCGAATTTCAGGTGGCTGAGGCGTCCCAGAATCCTTAGCGCCCCTTCGAAGCCGGTCTGCGCCATGTAGCTCCAGGGCTGGTAGTGAGTGTGGATCAGAGTCCCCGCCTTGCACAGCAGGTTGACCCAGGACACCAGCCTCTGCTCGTTCAGTGCCATACACACCAGCGCCTTGAACTCGGAGTCCGCGCTGCGTTTGTAGCGTCCGTGCTCCCGGAGTACGCTGTGCACCGCCCACAGGAGCGAGTGTTTCGGAGTCACAACCGTCGAGGTTCCTCCGACAGGCAGGCTGAAGGACTGCGACAACTGCCGAGCGGGCGATTCGGCGAAAGCTGGGCCGTTTTTCCCGCGATAATACTTAACGAAGAGCTCCCAGGGGTGCAGCGAGTCCTGCTGCGAGGATCCGGAGAACGGCAGGAGGCAGGAAATAGGCGCCAGGACCAGGCTCATGCCTTCGGAGGGCGCGTAAAGGCCGTGAGCGAGGAGGTCGCGCAGCGCCAGGGACAGATCTTTCCTCACGGCGACGACGAGGTCGTGCCGAGGTCCTGAAGGGGCGGCCGAGGGCGTCGCCGCGGACGTGTAGCTCACCACAGGCTCGTCCTGACCTGCAGGTTGGAGGCAAGAGGCGAGGAGGCGTACGCGCTCCACGGCTCCCTCGAGTTTGTTCAGCAGGGGGCCGTAATCAGAAGCTCCGTCGGCTGGCGGCCACGCCTTTGGTGACATGGTGCCTGCTGAACAGCCCAGCTGGCTCAGAGCAAAGATCTGCAGTACCGCTAAAGCCCGCTGGACCAGACGCAGCCCGCTGGCACGCAGCTGTTCTGCACGCTCAGGGTCCACTGCACCGGGACACAAGGAAAACACGTCACATCGACATGTTTCACACCGAAGCTCCGAGTTTAAGAGGTTTAAGCGTTAAATGgctatcatcagattttcagacACTGACCTTGCTTCATGCCGCCGTGTCCTCGTGGTTTGGGTCCGGTGGATTGACTCTGCTGGCTGCTCCCTCTGTCTGACAGGAGCGGGTTCCCCACTTCATCTGTGTGGAGAACCATCAGGATCAGGAGCCATTTCAACGCTAGCAAAAAGCCCACTAATAAACTGTGCAGGGTTTAGCCTAAATGTTTACTGAGCTCATGTGTGtgaccctcctcctcctcctcaccttGTATGAAGTTAATGAACATCTCCAAATCTCTGATCTGGGTTTTGAGCTGTTCCACCAGCTGCTCTTTAACGCGCACGGGGTTGACGATCTGCGCGATGGCGGTGTCCACACGCTGTCGCAGCTCCTCGGGCGTCAGGTTCCCGATGTCCTCGTTCAGGTTCACGTCCAGCTTCTTAATCAGCTCGTCGATGATCACCTGCATCAGGAGAAGGTTCAAGTCAAAACCGTGCAAGGATTCCCGGAATAAGAAGCTCACATCTCATTTTTCGATGCCTAACTAAAGACAAAAACCTGCAAATtttgaaggggggaaaaaaaggagcaaaatacagcatttttggctgcaaaaattacctaaataaataaataaataaaaactcattgAAATCCTGTTAATATAAAGTGGCTTTATAACAGTAGCTGGTGTTCTAACAGTTCCTTTAATCAACCTCAGAGATTTGATGTTATTCCTCCTGCCTCTTGGGCTCCCAATCTGGATAGACCATGTTATGTGACCAAATAAGAGAGATCTCCGTTAAATCTTTTCATAATTTGGAAATTGGATGTGTGTGCTAAATTCCTACATATACAGAGTAAACgctgtccaaaaaaaaacaaaaaacattttactacACAAGATTCAGCCTAAACCGAAGAGGAGGACAGGAACACCACCAACATGAAACAACATGCCCGAAGAGAACGTACAAACGGTGGAGTTACTCCACGTCCCCATGGAACTCTAATCCCAGCACAGAGATCTGAAACTAGAAACTTGTCTAAATTCTGTAAAATGAAATACTGAATCAAGATGCATAAGCAAGAACGGTCATAAAAGCCATTTACGAGGACAATTATCTTTATTGTACATATAAAGCCTAAATAAACTCTTTCATACGTTTCTGCTCACCTCGAAGTTCTGATTATGACCTGGCGAATGATCTGCACGCTAATACGAATTAAACTCAGTGAATTCAGACTCCCTGATTTGTGGGATATTACGGGATGGCGCGTACCCTCTGCCTCTCCATGACGACAGACTGGGGGAGTGAGTCATAGCTGCCTTCCTGGTAGGCGAAACGCTCCAAATCATCCAACTGCACCTTCAGCTGGACAATCAGCTCCTTCTGCTTTTCTCTCTGAGCCTCCAGGCGCTCCCTCTTTTCCCTCtcgctctaacacacacacacacacacaagcagagaAGTGGCAGTGTGTTAACTCtatgttatacacacacaca
This genomic interval from Ictalurus furcatus strain D&B chromosome 2, Billie_1.0, whole genome shotgun sequence contains the following:
- the rundc1 gene encoding RUN domain-containing protein 1 isoform X2, whose translation is MSFKNMSSCLMKKSSKWRNLSFCSTFFLLKSEREKRERLEAQREKQKELIVQLKVQLDDLERFAYQEGSYDSLPQSVVMERQRVIIDELIKKLDVNLNEDIGNLTPEELRQRVDTAIAQIVNPVRVKEQLVEQLKTQIRDLEMFINFIQDEVGNPLLSDRGSSQQSQSTGPKPRGHGGMKQVDPERAEQLRASGLRLVQRALAVLQIFALSQLGCSAGTMSPKAWPPADGASDYGPLLNKLEGAVERVRLLASCLQPAGQDEPVVSYTSAATPSAAPSGPRHDLVVAVRKDLSLALRDLLAHGLYAPSEGMSLVLAPISCLLPFSGSSQQDSLHPWELFVKYYRGKNGPAFAESPARQLSQSFSLPVGGTSTVVTPKHSLLWAVHSVLREHGRYKRSADSEFKALVCMALNEQRLVSWVNLLCKAGTLIHTHYQPWSYMAQTGFEGALRILGRLSHLKFDLPVDLAVRQLKNIQDAF
- the rundc1 gene encoding RUN domain-containing protein 1 isoform X1 codes for the protein MWAEETVASDSEAAGERWAPVGAVTNPEDERSQSPEGHGAPGGEAEMATRLRRLEEEHEQLHSSLLALTSHFAQVQFRLKQIVHGQSEEEDKEKMLKELEEFAFKGCPHVLGCRAQHPLHNSSEREKRERLEAQREKQKELIVQLKVQLDDLERFAYQEGSYDSLPQSVVMERQRVIIDELIKKLDVNLNEDIGNLTPEELRQRVDTAIAQIVNPVRVKEQLVEQLKTQIRDLEMFINFIQDEVGNPLLSDRGSSQQSQSTGPKPRGHGGMKQVDPERAEQLRASGLRLVQRALAVLQIFALSQLGCSAGTMSPKAWPPADGASDYGPLLNKLEGAVERVRLLASCLQPAGQDEPVVSYTSAATPSAAPSGPRHDLVVAVRKDLSLALRDLLAHGLYAPSEGMSLVLAPISCLLPFSGSSQQDSLHPWELFVKYYRGKNGPAFAESPARQLSQSFSLPVGGTSTVVTPKHSLLWAVHSVLREHGRYKRSADSEFKALVCMALNEQRLVSWVNLLCKAGTLIHTHYQPWSYMAQTGFEGALRILGRLSHLKFDLPVDLAVRQLKNIQDAF